From a single Azospirillum fermentarium genomic region:
- a CDS encoding helix-turn-helix domain-containing protein has translation MQTTATRGRRGVTGRPKTGKPNPIDVHVGSRVRLRRTLLGMSQEKLGEAIGLTFQQVQKYERGANRIGASRLFDLSRVLDVPVSFFFDDMPEEPGVVITAMNGGLDDDKPGSGYEPDPMAKRETLELVRAYYRITDPSVRKRLFELTKAVANAGTLEAAD, from the coding sequence ATGCAGACGACAGCGACGCGCGGCCGACGGGGTGTCACCGGACGGCCGAAAACCGGAAAGCCGAATCCCATCGACGTGCATGTGGGATCGCGTGTGCGGTTACGCCGCACGCTTCTGGGCATGAGCCAGGAAAAGCTGGGGGAGGCCATCGGCCTGACCTTCCAGCAGGTGCAGAAATACGAACGGGGGGCGAACCGCATCGGCGCGTCGCGCCTTTTCGACCTCAGCCGCGTTCTCGACGTGCCGGTGTCGTTCTTCTTCGACGACATGCCGGAAGAGCCGGGCGTGGTGATCACCGCCATGAACGGCGGCCTGGACGACGACAAGCCCGGCTCCGGCTATGAGCCGGACCCGATGGCCAAGCGGGAAACGCTGGAACTGGTCCGCGCCTATTACCGGATCACCGATCCGTCGGTGCGCAAGCGGCTGTTCGAGCTGACCAAGGCCGTGGCCAACGCCGGGACGCTGGAAGCCGCCGACTGA
- the trmB gene encoding tRNA (guanine(46)-N(7))-methyltransferase TrmB, whose protein sequence is MTDDSIHDVPDPEQEAQARRLYGRRKGRPLRKHKSGLLETLLPALSLPVPQPGERVDPHSVFPRPVDDVWLEVGFGSGHHLAWQAKHNPTVGVIGCEPFVNGVAGLLAMVDRDGLEDTVRILPDDARPLLDALPDASIGRAFVLFADPWPKKRHWDRRFIGPDNLPKLARVLKDGAELRLASDDMSLLRWMLEHTVKSPDFEWTARVPSDWRIRPADWPPTRYEEKAIVAGRKPVFLRFVRKPR, encoded by the coding sequence ATGACCGACGACAGCATCCACGACGTGCCGGACCCGGAGCAGGAGGCTCAGGCCCGGCGGCTCTATGGCCGGCGCAAGGGGCGCCCGCTGCGCAAGCACAAATCCGGCCTGCTGGAAACGCTGCTGCCGGCGCTGTCGCTGCCGGTGCCGCAGCCGGGTGAGCGGGTAGACCCGCACAGCGTGTTCCCCCGCCCGGTGGACGACGTGTGGCTGGAGGTGGGATTCGGCAGCGGCCATCATCTGGCGTGGCAGGCCAAGCACAACCCCACCGTGGGCGTGATCGGGTGCGAGCCGTTCGTGAACGGGGTGGCCGGGCTTTTGGCCATGGTGGACCGCGACGGTCTGGAAGACACCGTGCGCATCCTGCCCGACGACGCGCGTCCGCTGCTGGATGCGCTGCCCGACGCGTCCATCGGGCGGGCGTTCGTGCTGTTCGCCGACCCGTGGCCGAAGAAGCGCCATTGGGACCGCCGCTTCATCGGCCCCGACAACCTGCCCAAGCTGGCCCGCGTGCTGAAGGACGGGGCGGAACTGCGGCTGGCCAGCGACGACATGAGCCTGCTGCGCTGGATGCTGGAACACACGGTGAAATCGCCGGATTTCGAATGGACGGCGCGGGTTCCGTCCGACTGGCGCATCCGCCCCGCCGACTGGCCCCCCACCCGGTACGAGGAAAAGGCCATCGTGGCCGGCCGCAAGCCCGTCTTCCTGCGCTTCGTCCGCAAGCCCCGCTGA
- a CDS encoding ABC transporter transmembrane domain-containing protein translates to METSVYRFIFRHSLRQQILLLILTLLSFPFLYASLDLPKRIVNNAIGGKNIPPDILGYPVDQVAYLMLLSGAFLVLVLVNGWFKYKINTYKGRLGERMLRRLRYELYARILRFPLPRFRRVSSGELIPMITAEVEPLGGFIGDALAVPVFQGGTLVVYIAFIFMQDPILGGAAVALYPFQGWLIPRLQRTVNQLGKQRVRAMRQISDRIGETVSGAQEIHAHGTAPWHLADISSRLGDVYDIRFEIYQRKFFIKFLNNFINQLTPFFFYAIGGYLVIRGSLSFGALVAVLAAYKDLAAPWKELLDWYQQKEDNRIKYEQVVEQFHLPDLLDETLVAAPPEPGAPPAGEPAPRLDGTLTFSGVTLADDGATPVLEGVNATIALDGHTAITGSGTGRDEMAQLIARLLLPSGGQIRWNGQDYTRLPESVTGRRIAYVGPQPHLFAASLYENLIYGLRRPPAVPAEEPDDPRARRRRFESLAAGNTVLEPAGDWIDFAAAGCDGPQMLEERVTGLLAAVHLDDDVYGMGLNHTIDPDLRPDIAARVLAAREAAEGLLSENPKLGRLVERFDPERFNTNASVAENLLFGTPVGPTFAIDALAANDYVLHVLEKAGLTQGFLEAGHRVAETMVELFSGLPPGHEFFERFSFISFADLPAFQAILGQVGKDGLGSLSGESRTRLMALPFRLVQARHRLGLLTPEKEARLLEARRLFARDLPADLRPAVEFFDPRRYNAAASIQDNILFGKLVYGQPQAQAKVSAMMAEVVERLDLRGSIIAVGLNHPVGIAGSRLSGAQRQKVAIARALLKNPDLLVLSEATAGLDPRTQARIHATIREERRGRGLVWVLHQPALAQSFDHVLVMKSGRIVEHGTYDTLNNDGTLFHELMRAD, encoded by the coding sequence ATGGAAACGAGCGTTTATCGTTTCATTTTCCGCCACAGCCTGCGCCAGCAGATTCTTCTGCTTATTCTGACCCTGCTGTCCTTTCCGTTTCTGTACGCATCCCTGGACCTGCCCAAACGGATCGTCAACAACGCCATCGGCGGAAAGAACATCCCCCCCGATATCCTGGGTTATCCGGTGGATCAGGTGGCGTACCTGATGCTGCTGTCGGGGGCGTTCCTGGTGCTGGTGCTGGTCAACGGCTGGTTCAAGTACAAGATCAACACGTATAAGGGCCGACTCGGCGAACGGATGCTGCGGCGCCTGCGCTACGAGCTGTACGCCCGCATCCTGCGCTTTCCCCTGCCCCGTTTCCGCCGCGTCTCCTCGGGCGAACTCATTCCCATGATCACGGCGGAGGTGGAGCCGCTGGGCGGTTTCATCGGCGATGCCCTGGCGGTGCCGGTGTTCCAGGGCGGGACGCTGGTGGTCTACATCGCCTTCATCTTCATGCAGGATCCCATTCTGGGCGGGGCGGCGGTGGCCCTCTATCCCTTTCAGGGGTGGCTGATCCCGCGGCTGCAGCGCACGGTCAACCAGCTTGGCAAGCAGCGGGTGCGGGCCATGCGGCAGATTTCCGACCGCATCGGCGAAACCGTGTCGGGGGCGCAGGAAATCCACGCCCACGGCACCGCGCCCTGGCATCTGGCCGACATCTCCAGCCGGCTGGGCGACGTCTACGATATCCGGTTCGAGATCTACCAGCGCAAGTTCTTCATCAAATTCCTGAACAACTTCATCAACCAGCTCACCCCCTTCTTCTTCTACGCCATCGGCGGTTATCTGGTGATCCGCGGCAGCCTGTCGTTCGGGGCGCTGGTGGCGGTGCTGGCCGCCTACAAGGATCTGGCCGCCCCGTGGAAGGAGCTTCTGGACTGGTACCAGCAGAAGGAGGACAACCGGATCAAGTACGAACAGGTGGTCGAACAGTTCCACCTGCCCGATCTGCTGGACGAGACGCTGGTGGCCGCCCCGCCGGAACCGGGCGCACCCCCGGCCGGCGAACCAGCGCCGCGGCTGGACGGCACCCTGACGTTCAGCGGCGTCACCCTGGCCGACGACGGCGCCACGCCCGTGCTGGAGGGGGTGAACGCCACCATCGCCCTGGACGGCCACACCGCCATCACCGGTTCCGGCACCGGGCGGGACGAGATGGCCCAGCTCATCGCCCGGCTGCTGCTGCCCAGCGGCGGCCAGATCCGCTGGAACGGCCAGGATTACACCCGTCTGCCCGAAAGCGTCACCGGGCGGCGCATCGCCTATGTGGGGCCGCAGCCGCACCTGTTCGCCGCGTCCTTGTATGAAAACCTGATCTACGGCCTGCGCCGCCCGCCGGCGGTCCCGGCGGAGGAACCGGACGATCCGCGCGCGCGCCGCCGCCGGTTCGAATCGCTGGCCGCCGGCAACACGGTGCTGGAGCCGGCGGGCGACTGGATCGACTTCGCCGCCGCCGGCTGCGACGGGCCGCAGATGCTGGAGGAACGGGTGACCGGCCTGCTGGCGGCGGTGCATCTGGACGATGACGTCTATGGCATGGGGCTGAACCACACCATCGACCCCGATCTGCGCCCGGACATCGCCGCCCGCGTGCTGGCCGCCCGCGAGGCGGCGGAAGGGCTGCTGTCGGAGAACCCGAAGCTGGGACGGCTGGTGGAGCGGTTCGATCCCGAGCGTTTCAACACCAACGCCAGCGTGGCGGAGAACCTGCTGTTCGGCACGCCGGTCGGCCCGACCTTCGCCATCGACGCGCTGGCGGCCAACGATTACGTGCTCCATGTGCTGGAAAAGGCCGGCCTGACCCAGGGGTTCCTGGAAGCCGGGCACCGGGTGGCGGAAACCATGGTGGAGCTGTTCTCCGGCCTGCCGCCGGGGCACGAGTTCTTCGAGCGCTTCTCCTTCATCAGCTTCGCCGACCTGCCGGCGTTCCAGGCCATCCTGGGCCAGGTGGGCAAGGACGGGCTGGGCAGCCTGAGCGGGGAATCGCGCACCCGCCTGATGGCCCTGCCCTTCCGCCTGGTCCAGGCGCGCCACCGCCTGGGCCTGCTGACCCCGGAGAAGGAGGCGCGGCTCCTGGAGGCCCGCCGGCTGTTTGCCCGCGACCTGCCCGCCGACCTGCGCCCGGCGGTGGAGTTCTTCGATCCCCGCCGCTACAACGCCGCCGCCTCGATCCAGGACAACATCCTGTTCGGCAAGCTGGTCTACGGCCAGCCCCAGGCCCAGGCCAAGGTGTCGGCCATGATGGCGGAGGTGGTGGAACGGCTGGACCTGCGCGGCAGCATCATCGCCGTCGGGCTGAACCACCCGGTGGGCATCGCCGGGTCACGCCTGAGCGGTGCCCAGCGCCAGAAGGTGGCGATTGCCCGCGCCCTGCTGAAGAATCCCGACCTTCTGGTGCTGAGCGAGGCCACCGCCGGCCTGGACCCCCGCACCCAGGCCCGCATCCATGCCACCATCCGCGAGGAACGCCGGGGCCGCGGTCTGGTGTGGGTGCTCCATCAGCCCGCCTTGGCACAGAGCTTCGATCATGTTCTGGTGATGAAGAGTGGACGGATTGTCGAACACGGAACTTATGATACTCTCAATAATGACGGGACGCTGTTCCATGAGCTGATGCGGGCGGACTGA
- a CDS encoding glycosyltransferase family protein: MTHRPPASRVLIYSHDSFGLGHLRRCRAIAHALVERERELSVLILSGSPIIGSFDFRTRVDFVRIPGVIKLRNGEYTALNLHMGIDEILHMRASLIRHTAEVFQPDLFIVDKEPLGLRGEVRETLEFLKGCGVPLVLGLRDVMDEPALLAPEWERKKVIPALEELYDSLWVYGLPQVCDPLEGIEVPPSVRRKMVYTGYLHRSAPALPVPPHGIPDDPFILVTAGGGGDGEALIDWVLRAYEADPAIPYRALLVLGPFMQPDLQNSFLERAAALPRVEVTTFETHLETLMQAAVGVVAMGGYNTFCEILSFDKKALIVPREVPRREQYIRASRAAELGLVSMLVDDGQRPAARMAAALRQLPQQAPPSAVVVPGLLDGLPNVHRLAGQLLDRSRRHWRGPVALDAAAS, encoded by the coding sequence ATGACTCACCGCCCGCCGGCCAGCCGGGTGCTGATCTACAGCCATGATTCCTTCGGTCTGGGCCACCTGCGCCGGTGCCGCGCCATTGCCCATGCCCTGGTGGAACGGGAGCGGGAGCTGTCGGTCCTGATCCTATCAGGATCGCCGATCATCGGCAGTTTCGATTTTCGCACCCGCGTCGATTTCGTCCGCATTCCCGGCGTCATCAAGCTGCGCAACGGCGAGTACACGGCGCTGAACCTGCATATGGGGATCGACGAGATCCTGCACATGCGCGCCTCCCTCATCCGCCACACCGCGGAGGTGTTCCAGCCCGACCTGTTCATCGTGGACAAGGAGCCGCTGGGCCTGCGCGGGGAGGTGCGGGAGACGCTGGAGTTCCTGAAGGGCTGCGGCGTGCCGCTGGTGCTGGGCCTGCGCGACGTGATGGACGAGCCGGCCCTGCTGGCGCCCGAGTGGGAGCGCAAGAAGGTGATCCCGGCGCTGGAGGAGCTTTATGATTCCCTCTGGGTCTACGGCCTGCCCCAGGTCTGCGACCCGCTGGAAGGGATCGAGGTGCCGCCGTCGGTGCGGCGCAAGATGGTCTATACCGGTTACCTTCACCGCAGCGCGCCCGCCCTGCCGGTGCCGCCCCACGGCATTCCCGACGATCCCTTCATCCTGGTCACCGCCGGCGGCGGCGGCGATGGGGAAGCGCTGATCGATTGGGTGCTGCGCGCTTATGAAGCCGACCCCGCCATCCCGTACCGGGCGTTGCTGGTGCTGGGCCCCTTCATGCAGCCCGACCTGCAGAACAGCTTTCTGGAGCGCGCCGCAGCCTTGCCGCGGGTGGAGGTCACCACCTTCGAGACCCATCTGGAGACGCTGATGCAGGCGGCGGTGGGGGTGGTGGCCATGGGCGGGTACAACACGTTCTGCGAGATCCTGTCCTTTGACAAGAAGGCGCTGATCGTCCCGCGCGAAGTGCCGCGCCGCGAACAGTACATCCGCGCCTCCCGCGCCGCCGAACTGGGGCTGGTGTCCATGCTGGTGGACGACGGCCAGCGCCCGGCGGCGCGCATGGCCGCCGCGCTGCGCCAGTTGCCGCAGCAGGCCCCGCCGTCGGCGGTGGTGGTGCCGGGGCTGCTGGACGGGCTGCCCAACGTCCACCGCCTGGCCGGGCAGTTGCTGGACCGCAGCCGCCGCCATTGGCGCGGCCCCGTCGCCCTGGACGCCGCGGCGTCATGA
- a CDS encoding glycosyltransferase family 4 protein, producing the protein MKVAVIVKGWPRLSETFIAQEVLGLEERGLDQIIVSLRHPTDKAVHPLNRRVTAPVIYLPEYLHQEPGRVTAAVKTMLARHPGRFLRTAAAWLADLLRDPTRNRVRRFGQACVLAAELGDRVGWLHTHFLHTPASVTRYAALLTGLPWSFSAHAKDIWTSPRWELRQKLADSRWGVTCTADGHSYLESLARTPGRVELLYHGLDFRRFPAPPVARPWRDGSDSSDPVILLSVGRAVEKKGFDVMLQALARLPADLHWRWVHVGGGERLKALKAQAAKLGLADRVFWRGPQAQDGVIDAYRIADLFILPCRQARDGDRDGLPNVLMEAQTQALACVSTDMAGVPELIAHGDTGLLVPPENPAALAGALESLIRDPARRLALGAAGADRVRRDFSCDTGIDRLFALFRKNLSR; encoded by the coding sequence GTGAAAGTCGCCGTCATCGTCAAGGGCTGGCCCCGCCTGTCGGAAACCTTCATCGCCCAGGAGGTGCTGGGGTTGGAGGAGCGGGGGCTGGACCAGATCATCGTCTCGCTGCGCCACCCGACCGACAAGGCGGTCCACCCTCTGAACCGGCGGGTGACGGCGCCGGTGATCTATCTGCCCGAATACCTGCATCAGGAACCGGGCCGGGTGACGGCGGCGGTCAAGACGATGCTGGCCCGGCATCCGGGGCGCTTCCTGCGCACGGCGGCGGCGTGGCTGGCCGATCTGCTGCGCGACCCCACCCGCAACCGCGTGCGCCGGTTCGGGCAGGCGTGCGTTCTGGCCGCCGAACTGGGCGACCGGGTGGGATGGCTGCACACCCATTTCCTGCACACCCCCGCCAGCGTGACCCGCTACGCCGCCCTGCTGACCGGGCTGCCGTGGAGTTTTTCCGCCCACGCCAAGGACATCTGGACCAGCCCGCGGTGGGAGCTGCGGCAGAAGCTGGCCGATTCCCGCTGGGGCGTCACCTGCACCGCCGACGGGCATTCCTATCTGGAATCGCTGGCGCGCACGCCGGGACGGGTGGAGCTGCTTTATCACGGGCTGGATTTCCGCCGTTTTCCCGCCCCGCCGGTGGCGCGGCCCTGGCGCGACGGGTCCGACTCGTCCGATCCGGTGATCCTGCTGTCGGTGGGCCGGGCGGTGGAGAAGAAGGGCTTCGACGTCATGCTGCAAGCCCTGGCCCGGCTGCCGGCGGACCTGCATTGGCGCTGGGTGCATGTGGGCGGGGGCGAGCGTTTGAAGGCGTTGAAGGCCCAGGCCGCCAAGCTGGGGCTGGCCGACCGCGTGTTCTGGCGCGGGCCGCAGGCCCAGGATGGGGTGATCGACGCCTACCGCATCGCCGACCTGTTCATCCTGCCCTGCCGGCAGGCCCGCGACGGCGACCGCGACGGCCTGCCCAACGTGCTGATGGAGGCGCAGACCCAGGCGCTGGCCTGCGTCAGCACCGACATGGCCGGGGTGCCGGAACTGATCGCCCACGGCGACACCGGCCTTTTGGTTCCGCCGGAGAACCCGGCCGCCCTGGCCGGGGCGCTGGAAAGCCTGATCCGGGATCCCGCCCGCCGGCTGGCGCTGGGGGCGGCGGGGGCCGACCGGGTGCGGCGGGATT
- a CDS encoding cyclic nucleotide-binding domain-containing protein: MSIIDEVECLRRIPLFANIEVPKLKLLAFTSERMCFPAGEVLFRQNEMGGSAYIILDGEARVLVDTPGGPLAVATLRRSDIVGEIAILCDVPRTASVIAETDLTVLCISKDTFFRMVMEFPQMGVEVMRVLAQRLEHTTRQVRHLAAAAVPAHA; this comes from the coding sequence TTGAGCATCATCGACGAAGTGGAATGCCTGCGCAGAATACCCCTGTTCGCCAACATCGAGGTGCCGAAGCTCAAGCTTCTGGCGTTTACCAGCGAACGCATGTGTTTTCCTGCCGGTGAAGTCCTGTTCCGGCAGAACGAAATGGGTGGTTCCGCCTATATCATCTTGGACGGCGAGGCGCGCGTGCTGGTCGATACGCCGGGCGGCCCGCTGGCCGTGGCAACCTTGCGGCGCAGCGACATCGTGGGCGAGATCGCCATCCTGTGCGACGTGCCCCGCACCGCCAGCGTCATCGCCGAAACCGACCTGACGGTCCTGTGCATTTCCAAGGACACCTTCTTCCGCATGGTGATGGAATTCCCGCAGATGGGGGTGGAGGTGATGCGCGTCCTGGCCCAGCGGCTGGAGCACACCACCCGTCAGGTCCGCCATCTGGCGGCCGCCGCCGTTCCCGCTCACGCCTGA
- the lnt gene encoding apolipoprotein N-acyltransferase, protein MHAPSPTIAPRPLAAVAGWLSRLSGGRRFAVAVLLGGLAALALPPAGAVPVLLAAFPGLLWLLDGCRSKRAAYAVGWAFAFGHHLLGLYWISFALFTDIGRFWWALPLSAAGLPIVLAFFGGAATLGTWVLGRRGGLARVVLFAVLWTVCEWLRGHLFTGFPWNAIGYGWVDVGPVLQIVSVTGIYGLSLLTVLLAAVPAALPDPRESVRRVAVAAALGAAVLAGVAGWGAWRMAGNPTAFVPDVRLRLVQAAIDQRLKWAPGERENNVIQHLDLSAQPPAGGPPPTHVIWPETAVPFFVDRDVQRRMALAAVTPPGGLVITGAPRAEGEADGSVRYFNSMIAVDGAGSVRATYDKAHLVPFGEYMPLRRWLPVGAIAGNGAEFSAGPGPRTLHLPGLPPVSPLICYEVIFPAAVTDPADRPGWMLNLTNDAWYGNTAGPHQHFAIARVRAVEEGVPLVRSANTGISGVIDPVGRVTAVLALGQRGIVDAALPQPLSAPTLYALYGDGVILLLLLSAVGVAFVCGQRR, encoded by the coding sequence ATGCATGCCCCCTCTCCCACCATCGCCCCGCGGCCGCTGGCGGCCGTCGCCGGATGGTTGTCCCGCCTGTCCGGGGGGCGGCGGTTCGCCGTCGCCGTGCTGCTGGGAGGACTGGCCGCGCTCGCCCTGCCGCCGGCGGGGGCCGTGCCGGTGCTGCTGGCGGCCTTTCCGGGGCTGCTGTGGCTGCTGGACGGATGCCGCAGCAAACGCGCAGCCTATGCCGTCGGGTGGGCCTTCGCCTTCGGCCATCATCTGCTCGGGCTCTACTGGATCTCGTTCGCGCTGTTCACCGACATCGGGCGCTTCTGGTGGGCATTGCCGCTGTCGGCCGCGGGGCTGCCCATCGTGCTGGCCTTCTTCGGCGGGGCCGCCACGCTGGGAACCTGGGTGCTGGGGCGCCGGGGGGGATTGGCGCGGGTGGTGCTGTTCGCCGTGCTGTGGACCGTGTGCGAATGGCTGCGCGGGCATCTGTTCACCGGCTTTCCCTGGAACGCCATCGGCTATGGCTGGGTCGATGTGGGACCGGTGCTGCAGATTGTCTCCGTCACCGGCATCTACGGGTTGAGCCTGCTGACGGTGCTGCTGGCCGCCGTGCCCGCGGCGCTGCCCGATCCGCGCGAAAGCGTGCGGCGGGTGGCGGTGGCCGCGGCGTTGGGGGCGGCGGTGCTGGCCGGGGTGGCCGGGTGGGGGGCGTGGCGGATGGCCGGCAACCCCACTGCCTTCGTGCCCGATGTGCGGCTGCGGCTGGTGCAGGCCGCCATCGACCAGCGGCTGAAATGGGCGCCCGGCGAGCGCGAGAACAATGTGATCCAGCACCTGGACCTGTCGGCCCAGCCCCCGGCGGGCGGGCCGCCGCCCACCCATGTGATCTGGCCGGAAACCGCCGTGCCCTTCTTCGTGGACCGCGATGTGCAGCGGCGCATGGCGCTGGCGGCGGTCACCCCGCCCGGCGGCCTGGTCATCACCGGCGCCCCCCGGGCCGAGGGCGAAGCCGACGGGTCCGTGCGCTATTTCAACAGCATGATCGCCGTGGACGGGGCCGGCAGCGTGCGCGCCACCTATGACAAGGCCCATCTGGTGCCGTTCGGCGAATACATGCCGCTGCGCCGCTGGCTGCCGGTGGGGGCCATCGCCGGCAACGGGGCGGAGTTCTCCGCCGGGCCGGGGCCGCGCACCCTGCACCTGCCGGGGCTGCCGCCCGTCAGCCCGTTGATCTGCTACGAGGTCATCTTTCCCGCCGCCGTCACCGATCCCGCCGACCGCCCCGGCTGGATGCTGAATCTGACCAATGATGCGTGGTATGGAAACACCGCGGGCCCGCACCAGCATTTCGCCATCGCCCGTGTGCGCGCGGTGGAGGAGGGGGTGCCCCTGGTGCGCAGCGCCAACACCGGCATTTCCGGCGTGATCGATCCGGTGGGCCGCGTCACCGCCGTGCTTGCGCTGGGGCAACGGGGGATCGTGGATGCGGCTTTGCCGCAACCGCTGTCCGCTCCCACACTTTATGCCCTCTACGGTGACGGCGTGATTCTCCTCCTTCTTTTGAGCGCGGTTGGGGTGGCATTTGTATGTGGACAACGCCGTTAG
- the metK gene encoding methionine adenosyltransferase, translated as MTKRSYVFTSESVSEGHPDKVCDRISDAIVDLYLSHDPYARVAVETLATTNQVVLAGEVRGPEAITPDLLVQVARHAVKDIGYEQDGFHWEKMDVKCLVHSQSADIAVGVDAAGEKDEGAGDQGIMFGFACNETPALMPAPIYYSHAILKSLAEARHSGAAPQLGPDAKSQVTLQYENGKPVRATSIVVSTQHAEGLSAADVREIVRPHVVNCLPNGWMCDEANFYVNPTGRFVIGGPDGDAGLTGRKIIVDTYGGAAPHGGGAFSGKDPTKVDRSAAYAARYLAKNVVAAGLAEKCTIQLSYAIGVSRPLSVYIDTAGTGTVDEARLSDVLQQLVNLSPRGIRTHLGLNKPIYARTAAYGHFGREPEADGGFSWEKTDLVNDLRTAFF; from the coding sequence GTGACCAAGCGCTCCTATGTCTTCACCAGCGAGTCGGTGTCCGAAGGGCATCCCGACAAGGTGTGCGACCGGATTTCCGACGCGATCGTCGATCTGTATCTGTCGCACGATCCCTATGCCCGCGTGGCGGTGGAGACGCTGGCCACCACCAATCAGGTGGTCCTGGCGGGCGAGGTCCGTGGGCCCGAGGCGATCACGCCCGACCTGCTGGTCCAGGTGGCCCGCCATGCGGTGAAGGACATCGGCTACGAGCAGGACGGCTTCCATTGGGAGAAGATGGACGTCAAGTGCCTGGTCCATTCCCAGTCCGCCGACATCGCGGTCGGCGTCGATGCCGCCGGTGAGAAGGACGAAGGGGCGGGCGACCAGGGCATCATGTTCGGTTTCGCCTGCAACGAAACCCCGGCGCTGATGCCGGCTCCGATCTATTATTCCCACGCGATCCTGAAGTCGCTGGCCGAGGCGCGTCATTCGGGTGCGGCCCCGCAGCTCGGCCCCGACGCCAAGAGCCAGGTGACGCTGCAATACGAAAACGGCAAGCCGGTGCGCGCCACCTCCATCGTGGTGTCCACCCAGCATGCCGAGGGGCTGTCGGCGGCGGATGTGCGCGAGATCGTGCGCCCGCACGTCGTCAACTGCCTGCCCAACGGCTGGATGTGCGACGAGGCCAATTTCTACGTCAACCCGACCGGCCGTTTCGTCATCGGCGGCCCGGACGGTGACGCCGGCCTGACCGGCCGCAAGATCATCGTGGACACCTACGGCGGTGCGGCCCCCCACGGCGGCGGCGCCTTCTCGGGCAAGGATCCGACCAAGGTGGACCGCTCGGCGGCCTATGCCGCCCGCTATCTGGCCAAGAACGTCGTCGCCGCCGGTCTGGCGGAGAAGTGCACGATCCAGCTCAGCTACGCCATCGGCGTGTCCAGGCCGCTGTCGGTCTACATCGACACCGCCGGCACCGGCACGGTGGACGAGGCGCGGCTGTCGGACGTGCTCCAGCAGCTTGTCAACCTGTCGCCCCGCGGCATCCGCACCCATCTGGGGCTGAACAAGCCGATCTACGCCCGCACCGCGGCCTATGGCCACTTCGGGCGCGAGCCGGAGGCGGACGGCGGCTTCTCGTGGGAAAAGACCGATCTGGTCAACGACCTGCGCACCGCGTTCTTCTAA
- a CDS encoding GNAT family N-acetyltransferase, whose protein sequence is MPTDQPTGVPLPGWTPRPRPPRTAAEGRFCRLEPLDPARHGPALSAANATDTAGRMWTYLGYGPFADDGAYTAWLEAQAALDDPLFHAIVTPEHGAAGLASYLRIEPAVGVIEIGHLAFSPRLQRTPAATEALFLLLRRAFDELGYRRVEWKCDSLNAPSARAAARLGFTYEGLFRQATITKGRNRDTAWYSIIDGEWPAIRAGFEAWLAPDNFDGTGAQRRSLQEMRG, encoded by the coding sequence ATGCCCACCGATCAGCCCACCGGCGTCCCGCTTCCCGGCTGGACGCCGCGCCCCCGCCCGCCCCGCACCGCTGCCGAAGGCCGCTTCTGCCGGCTGGAGCCGCTGGACCCCGCCCGCCACGGGCCGGCCCTGTCCGCCGCCAACGCCACCGACACAGCGGGGCGCATGTGGACCTATCTCGGTTACGGCCCCTTTGCCGATGACGGCGCCTATACCGCGTGGCTGGAAGCGCAGGCGGCTCTGGACGATCCCCTGTTCCACGCCATCGTGACGCCGGAGCACGGGGCCGCCGGGCTGGCGTCCTATCTGCGCATCGAACCGGCGGTGGGGGTGATCGAGATCGGCCATCTGGCCTTCTCCCCCCGGCTCCAGCGCACGCCGGCGGCGACGGAGGCGCTGTTCCTGCTGCTGCGCCGGGCCTTCGACGAACTGGGTTACCGCCGGGTGGAATGGAAGTGCGATTCCCTCAACGCCCCTTCCGCCCGCGCCGCCGCGCGGCTGGGCTTCACCTATGAGGGGCTGTTCCGGCAGGCCACGATCACCAAGGGCCGCAACCGCGACACCGCATGGTATTCCATCATCGACGGCGAATGGCCCGCCATCCGGGCGGGCTTCGAAGCATGGCTGGCCCCGGATAATTTCGACGGAACCGGGGCGCAGCGGCGGTCGTTGCAGGAAATGCGGGGATAA